The genomic window TTTAGTTAATAATTTCAATTCTCTCGTTTCAATTTTCCATTCATAAATACTTAAGCATCGACCCCTGTCATTGATATCCATGACAtatcctttcccttcacattcaaagacactCCTTATGTATTTAATCCCCGGCAAATGATGCTCCTCTCCCTCCCACGCTCCCTTCTTAAACTGAAACATTCTATCCCCATAACCAACATATAgcattccattgatttcagccacacATCCATATGGCACACAACCAATGGGCATGTGTGGTATGTTTGTCTCCCATTTGAGACTAGGACTTCCCATTGAAAACtaaatgtatttatttacaaATACAAAtttgatttcctttttagACACGCCTACCTTTTTTCTCAGTCCGATAATCGTCACCCTCTCcttgtttttctcttgtcgctctttcttcaattcgttttccttttcgtcatttttttgtttttctaatttAATTCTCTTTTTAATTCTCtgatctcctttttttcACCTTGAATAAAATGTATATAATTGATTTCAATTTATCTCAATTTTACCTTGAACCTTGCGTTTTTGttcgcgtttctcttcttctcccaGTAGTTTTCTTGCAACGTGTTCCTGTCCTTTGGTTTCCttcaaaacgttcaaaaatcGATCAAATGAATCGGGTCCTTTTCTTGGTAAAATCGAAACGAGAAGCGTTCGCgatctcttctcgtcgtcaatcgaATCAAGAGAGAGCCTCTCATATTCTGGAATTGTTATAAGTTCGActtcgagaagacgatcaaTCAGAGAAAGAGGAATGAGAATTTGGACGAGAGCCGAAAGAATGGGATGCACACACGCTTTCCATCTTTGATCCATTTCAAAGAGAGTAAAAGCAAAAACAAAGCAAGATTTCAAGCGATGAGAACAAAACTTAAAGGTTCGGGGGAACTTTTGGGGACTCGTAATGACGTAATGAGTAGTCACGAATAGCAAAGCAAACGCTAATATAGTCCGGGGTACTAACGTCACATGATAAAGGATAGTAGGCGTGGTCATCAGCAGAGTTATACATTACGTAATCAGAATAATCACATATATTTTTACAAAAAtgttttattattttagaCAGGCGTTCCTTCTTTAGGTATTTTtcgcaatttctttctttcggcAGCTTTGTGGGCGTCTCCGCCTTTCGCCGGTAACAGAGACGGTATAGGGTTATTGATATATTCGATTATTGCCATTGGGGCTTGATCGCCTTTTCGATTGGGTATGCGTAGTACTCGCGTATAGCCCCCTGGTCGAGATTCATATCTTTCTGTCAGTGGACCGAAGAGTTTGTCCACTAGGGAATCattctaaaaattattttaattagttaattttTATAGGGAATCATGATTTTTCCGTACCCTGATCCACCAATTGGCGTCCATGCGAGCTTTCCAATTCCCGCGTTTTCCCAACGAAATCATCTAATGATTACGTCAGAATTCGTTTCCGGGCGACGTAAAACGTCTTACCCAGTCTCCGACTTTTTTCATTGCTTTGGCGCGCGAAACGGTTGTCTGTATGCGTTCGTGCTCCACTAGAGACGCCGTCAGATTCTTCAGCATCGCTATTCTGTTCTTGGCACGTGTTAATGTGTCAGCTGCTACAGTGAACAAATTCTcagctattaattaattatcaattattaattatatattaaATTCTGAAGTATTACGATTGGAAATTCGCAGCTAACACATAAATAGGATAAAGAAGAACATTAAATAAATCACAAGTGAACTAGAAATCGAAATCTCAAATTTTCAATATCAAAAGAATAAAGAATGTTTTACTTTTGAATCAGCTACGCTTAGTAGTTCCCCTAGAAATTTGTCAGCAATGTGCAAAGAAATTCCCAATGAAACCTCaaggaaaaaattaaatagttatttatttattttttaatttctgtTTACAAATTGAGCTTTGACATTGAGTGGAAAATCAGAGAGAAAAGTTGCAAAAGAATCACATAACCTATAACCCAaacattattattaattaattaattaagaaattaTAGATTATGTAGTGTTGCCCTTGATCCCATTCATATTTCTTAAGAAAGCAAAACGATTCTCTCaagaaaatagaaatgagcaaaattcaaattctcaAAAACTGAACAAaccttt from Oscarella lobularis chromosome 1, ooOscLobu1.1, whole genome shotgun sequence includes these protein-coding regions:
- the LOC136191065 gene encoding large ribosomal subunit protein bL17-like; this translates as MLKNLTASLVEHERIQTTVSRAKAMKKVGDWMISLGKRGNWKARMDANWWIRNDSLVDKLFGPLTERYESRPGGYTRVLRIPNRKGDQAPMAIIEYINNPIPSLLPAKGGDAHKAAERKKLRKIPKEGTPV